The following proteins are co-located in the Pseudarthrobacter siccitolerans genome:
- a CDS encoding SGNH/GDSL hydrolase family protein codes for MDFTTRFVALGDSFTEGVGDDDPTRPNGVRGWADRVAEQLGASDPGFGYANLAIRGRKLRRILAEQVDAAVELKPTLVSIYAGANDILRPRIDIDDLLVEYDDAIAKLRATGATVVMFTGFDARGSKVFSTMRGRTAIYNELIRGIAGDHGALLVDYWRFSEYYDWGMWAQDRMHMSAAGHANMAKRVLDVLEHDHSIDIPPMTPVPELSGLDAIRANARWFREYAGPWVVRRVTGKSSGDNLQPKYAQFTRL; via the coding sequence ATGGATTTCACAACCCGCTTTGTAGCCCTTGGTGACTCCTTCACCGAAGGCGTGGGCGACGACGATCCCACCCGCCCCAACGGCGTCCGCGGCTGGGCAGACCGCGTGGCCGAACAGTTGGGCGCCTCCGATCCCGGCTTCGGTTACGCCAACCTCGCCATCCGCGGAAGGAAACTCCGCCGGATCCTGGCCGAGCAGGTGGACGCCGCCGTCGAACTTAAGCCCACCCTGGTGAGCATTTACGCGGGAGCCAACGACATCCTCCGGCCCCGGATCGACATTGACGACCTCCTGGTGGAGTACGACGACGCCATCGCCAAACTGCGCGCCACCGGTGCCACCGTGGTGATGTTTACCGGCTTCGACGCGCGCGGCTCGAAGGTGTTCAGCACCATGCGCGGGCGCACAGCCATCTACAACGAACTGATCCGCGGCATTGCCGGAGACCACGGCGCCTTGCTGGTGGACTACTGGCGGTTCAGCGAATACTACGACTGGGGCATGTGGGCGCAGGACCGGATGCACATGTCCGCCGCCGGGCACGCGAATATGGCCAAGCGTGTGCTGGACGTCCTGGAACACGACCATTCCATTGACATCCCGCCCATGACCCCCGTTCCCGAGCTGAGCGGACTGGATGCCATCCGCGCGAACGCCCGCTGGTTCCGGGAGTATGCCGGGCCGTGGGTTGTCCGTAGGGTTACCGGAAAGTCCTCCGGGGACAACCTGCAGCCGAAGTACGCCCAGTTCACACGGCTGTAG
- a CDS encoding SGNH/GDSL hydrolase family protein translates to MRPEPLLPESGRWVFVALGDSFTEGVGDRDERLPNGVRGWADRVAEKLAKAQPGWRYANLAVRSKRLRHVMGEQLEPALRMRPTLVTLYAGGNDILDLKTDMAALMADYEKLVARLAGTGATLVLFTGFDVKVSALLEPLKKRNTFYNERVRAIAEKYGAVLVDYWCLEAFHDRRMWDSDRLHMSKAGHKYLAGQVLDRLGIPHKIRPKDWDPPPRLSLREWERHQRRWVHDWVLPLFGRKLRGVTLGDALTPRWPEPVKVPRKGGLKKLVREPADGGPTP, encoded by the coding sequence GTGCGTCCTGAACCTTTGCTTCCTGAATCCGGCCGGTGGGTTTTTGTTGCTCTTGGGGACTCTTTTACTGAGGGAGTGGGGGACCGGGACGAACGGTTGCCCAATGGGGTGCGTGGCTGGGCGGACCGGGTGGCCGAGAAGCTCGCGAAAGCACAGCCTGGTTGGCGGTATGCCAATCTGGCGGTCAGGAGCAAGCGGCTCCGGCATGTAATGGGAGAGCAACTTGAGCCGGCGCTGCGGATGCGGCCCACCCTGGTGACGCTCTATGCCGGCGGCAACGACATCCTTGACCTGAAGACGGACATGGCCGCACTCATGGCCGACTATGAAAAGCTCGTTGCCCGGCTTGCCGGAACGGGTGCCACGCTGGTGCTCTTCACCGGCTTTGATGTCAAGGTTTCCGCGCTGCTGGAGCCGTTGAAAAAGCGCAACACCTTCTACAACGAGCGGGTCCGGGCCATCGCTGAAAAGTATGGTGCCGTCCTTGTGGATTACTGGTGCCTGGAGGCCTTCCACGACCGCCGCATGTGGGACTCGGACCGCCTGCACATGTCCAAGGCCGGCCACAAGTACCTTGCGGGCCAAGTGCTGGACCGACTGGGTATCCCGCACAAGATCCGGCCCAAGGACTGGGATCCGCCGCCCAGGCTCAGCCTGCGGGAGTGGGAACGCCACCAGCGGCGCTGGGTCCACGACTGGGTCCTGCCACTGTTCGGGCGCAAACTGCGGGGAGTTACCTTGGGCGATGCGCTCACCCCGCGGTGGCCCGAACCAGTCAAGGTGCCGCGCAAGGGCGGGCTGAAGAAGCTGGTGCGGGAGCCGGCCGACGGCGGGCCCACGCCTTAA
- a CDS encoding MarR family winged helix-turn-helix transcriptional regulator — translation MTEPRWLSADERRAWLALVSINTLLPAALDTKLHAAGKLSLFDYTVLAMLSEAEERFLPMSELAARSSASLSRLSHVVTKLQKRGWVERRPHPHDARVTTAHLTEEGMATIVGLAPGHVETVRDLFLDALTEQDVLDLARIGEKVVGRLDSDHWILRETPGA, via the coding sequence ATGACCGAACCCCGCTGGCTTAGTGCCGACGAACGCCGTGCCTGGCTGGCCCTGGTGAGTATCAACACGCTGCTCCCGGCGGCCCTCGATACGAAGCTCCACGCAGCGGGGAAATTGTCCCTTTTCGACTATACGGTCCTGGCCATGCTTTCCGAGGCGGAGGAACGTTTCCTGCCGATGAGCGAGCTGGCCGCCCGTAGCAGCGCTTCCCTGTCGCGGCTGTCGCACGTGGTGACCAAGCTGCAGAAGCGGGGTTGGGTGGAACGCCGGCCGCACCCCCACGATGCCCGCGTGACAACAGCCCACCTCACTGAAGAAGGCATGGCGACCATCGTGGGCCTCGCGCCCGGCCACGTCGAGACGGTACGTGACTTGTTCCTTGACGCCCTTACCGAGCAGGACGTCCTGGACCTGGCGCGGATTGGCGAGAAGGTAGTGGGCAGGCTGGACTCGGACCACTGGATTCTGCGGGAGACCCCGGGCGCATAG
- a CDS encoding YciI family protein, whose protein sequence is MYVVSLTYRVPQDIVDFHNDAHITWLQKAFDDGVFIAAGRKVPRTGGLLLSQADRATLDASLAKDPFYTNGVAEFEVVEFHAGRVAPGFENLLDSPPTPST, encoded by the coding sequence ATGTATGTTGTCTCCCTGACCTACCGGGTTCCCCAGGACATTGTTGACTTCCACAATGACGCGCACATCACCTGGCTGCAGAAGGCTTTCGATGACGGCGTGTTCATTGCGGCCGGTCGCAAGGTCCCGCGGACCGGCGGCTTGCTGCTGTCCCAGGCCGACCGCGCCACCCTCGACGCAAGCCTGGCAAAGGACCCGTTTTACACAAATGGGGTAGCTGAGTTCGAAGTCGTGGAGTTCCACGCGGGCAGGGTGGCTCCCGGTTTCGAGAACCTGCTGGACAGCCCGCCGACGCCCAGCACTTAA